The Vibrio tarriae genome includes a window with the following:
- the leuO gene encoding transcriptional regulator LeuO gives MLDKKDAMSAIASYRMESTLRGVDLNLLTVFDAVMQEQNITRAAHNLGMSQPAVSNAVARLKVMFNDELFMRQGRGIQPTQRARQLFGPIRQALQLIRNELPSSVFTPETSTRLFKLAICSPCDLRFAPQIMASIDELAPSVQLHLDAEFDRQIAERMRYQEIDFVIDYARFDDQGFSSTEIFQDELVVVASKLHPRIQGSITAEQLSAEKHAKLSKVHGQRSFSELAYRDFDCQSYYEGTSLSNVLYVVGQSELVTVAPRWMAENAANRDELQILAFPFAESKISGYLSWHESSEKDKGHIWLRDQLMVICGEVVANR, from the coding sequence ATGTTAGATAAAAAAGACGCAATGAGTGCCATTGCGAGTTACCGCATGGAAAGCACCCTCCGAGGCGTAGACCTCAATCTGTTAACCGTTTTTGATGCAGTAATGCAAGAGCAAAACATTACGCGAGCGGCACACAACTTAGGTATGTCACAGCCTGCGGTCAGTAATGCCGTGGCGCGTTTAAAAGTGATGTTCAATGATGAGTTGTTTATGCGCCAAGGGCGTGGCATTCAGCCAACCCAACGTGCTCGCCAACTGTTTGGCCCGATCCGCCAAGCTTTGCAATTGATCCGTAACGAGCTACCGAGTTCAGTTTTCACACCGGAAACCTCAACGCGTCTGTTTAAGCTTGCGATCTGCAGTCCTTGCGATTTACGCTTTGCTCCTCAGATCATGGCATCGATTGATGAATTAGCACCGAGTGTACAATTGCATTTGGATGCTGAGTTTGATCGCCAAATCGCAGAGCGCATGCGTTATCAAGAAATTGATTTTGTGATTGATTACGCTCGATTTGATGATCAAGGTTTTTCAAGCACTGAGATTTTCCAAGATGAGTTGGTGGTGGTGGCATCAAAACTTCACCCTCGTATCCAAGGAAGTATCACGGCCGAGCAATTGAGTGCGGAAAAACACGCAAAATTGTCCAAAGTACATGGGCAGCGCAGTTTCTCTGAGCTGGCGTATCGTGATTTTGATTGTCAGTCTTATTACGAAGGCACCAGCCTAAGCAATGTGTTGTATGTGGTTGGCCAGTCTGAACTGGTGACCGTTGCTCCACGTTGGATGGCGGAAAATGCGGCCAATCGTGATGAGTTGCAAATCCTCGCTTTCCCATTTGCTGAGTCCAAAATCTCGGGTTATCTGAGTTGGCATGAGTCGAGTGAAAAAGACAAAGGCCATATCTGGCTGCGTGACCAACTGATGGTGATTTGTGGCGAAGTGGTCGCGAATCGCTGA
- a CDS encoding AMP-dependent synthetase/ligase, whose amino-acid sequence MTNLDFHIVKRIRQRIAQGGDNAALKHKQNGQWQAINWHQFGEQLDELSMALLAQGIGVQDKIAIFSNNMPRWTIADFAALQIRAVTVPIYPTNTPEQAAYILQNADVKVVFVGEQAQFDAALSQFEQCPELRLIVAMNANTDLKQASCAMHWDEFVAQSHHQDRAPLDALIEQANYDDLFTLIYTSGTTGTPKGVMLDYRNIGAQLEGHDQRLNLTQEDVSLCFLPLSHVFERAWTAYVLYKGATNCYLQDVAHVREALAEVRPTVMCAVPRFYEKIFSAIHEKVAKAPLVRKVLFTWAVNMGAKMAVCRQQQRQPSWMLKQSHQFADKLVLSKLRALLGGRINFMPCGGAKLDETIGRFFHAIGINVKLGYGMTETTATVSCWDDHCFNPDSIGLSMPGAQVKIGENNEILVRGPMVMRGYYKLDKETAESFDEHGFLKTGDAGHIDENGNLFITDRIKELMKTSGGKYIAPQVIEGAIGKDHFIEQIAVIADTRKFVSALIVPCFDSLEEYAKELNIKYHDRLELIKHSQVLEMFEKRVNDLQKELAKFEQVKKFRLLPKAFSMDSGELTPTQKLRRKVINDRYQDEIEEMYQDSPKK is encoded by the coding sequence ATGACGAACTTAGATTTCCACATCGTTAAACGGATCCGCCAACGTATTGCCCAAGGGGGTGATAACGCCGCGCTAAAACATAAACAAAACGGCCAATGGCAAGCAATCAATTGGCACCAGTTTGGTGAACAATTGGATGAACTCTCGATGGCGTTGTTAGCTCAAGGCATCGGTGTACAGGACAAAATTGCGATTTTTTCCAACAATATGCCACGTTGGACGATTGCTGATTTTGCCGCTTTACAGATCCGTGCGGTAACGGTTCCTATCTATCCTACCAATACGCCAGAGCAGGCGGCTTATATCTTACAGAATGCGGATGTGAAAGTGGTTTTTGTGGGTGAGCAGGCACAATTTGATGCTGCGCTCAGCCAATTTGAACAATGCCCAGAGCTGCGTCTGATTGTGGCTATGAATGCCAATACCGACCTCAAACAAGCCAGTTGTGCGATGCATTGGGATGAGTTTGTTGCTCAAAGTCACCATCAAGATCGAGCGCCGTTGGATGCCTTAATTGAGCAAGCCAACTATGACGATCTGTTTACCCTCATTTATACCTCAGGCACTACCGGGACGCCGAAAGGGGTGATGCTGGATTATCGTAATATCGGTGCTCAGCTAGAGGGGCACGATCAGCGCCTGAATCTGACTCAAGAGGATGTCTCACTCTGTTTCCTGCCACTCTCTCATGTCTTTGAGCGAGCATGGACGGCGTATGTGCTTTATAAAGGTGCGACCAACTGTTACTTGCAAGACGTGGCTCATGTACGTGAAGCTTTAGCTGAAGTCCGTCCAACCGTGATGTGTGCCGTACCGCGCTTTTATGAAAAGATCTTCTCAGCAATCCATGAAAAAGTCGCTAAAGCGCCGTTGGTACGCAAGGTTCTTTTTACTTGGGCTGTCAATATGGGGGCGAAAATGGCGGTGTGCCGACAGCAGCAGCGCCAACCTTCTTGGATGCTTAAACAGAGCCACCAATTCGCTGACAAGCTGGTGTTAAGTAAGCTGCGCGCTTTGCTTGGGGGAAGGATCAATTTCATGCCTTGTGGTGGCGCTAAGTTGGATGAAACCATCGGCCGTTTTTTCCATGCGATTGGCATCAACGTCAAGCTTGGTTATGGCATGACAGAAACCACGGCCACAGTTTCTTGTTGGGATGACCACTGTTTTAACCCAGATTCGATTGGGCTTTCTATGCCGGGAGCTCAAGTCAAAATTGGCGAGAACAATGAAATTCTGGTTCGTGGTCCAATGGTGATGCGTGGCTACTACAAGCTCGATAAAGAAACCGCCGAAAGTTTTGATGAGCATGGTTTCCTAAAAACGGGTGATGCGGGTCATATTGATGAAAATGGTAATTTATTTATTACCGATCGCATCAAGGAGCTGATGAAAACCTCAGGTGGTAAATATATTGCGCCGCAGGTGATTGAAGGGGCGATTGGCAAAGATCATTTCATAGAACAGATCGCGGTGATTGCCGATACGCGCAAGTTTGTTTCTGCATTGATTGTGCCTTGCTTTGATTCATTGGAAGAGTACGCCAAAGAGCTGAACATTAAATATCATGACCGTTTGGAGCTTATCAAACATAGCCAAGTGCTGGAGATGTTTGAAAAGCGCGTTAACGATTTACAAAAAGAGCTGGCGAAATTTGAACAAGTGAAGAAGTTTAGATTGTTGCCAAAAGCATTTTCGATGGACAGTGGTGAGCTGACACCGACCCAAAAACTGCGTCGTAAAGTGATTAACGATCGCTATCAGGATGAAATCGAAGAAATGTACCAAGATTCTCCGAAAAAATAG
- the ilvN gene encoding acetolactate synthase small subunit — translation MRHIISLLLENQPGALSRVVGLFSQRGYNIETLNVSPTDDETLSRLNITTKTDEMQLEQIQKQLHKLIDVLKVQEVTECEHIERELMLVKVKASGFARAEVKRTADIFRGQIVDVTASQYTVQLAGTSEKLDAFIEAIAEVTEVIEVARSGVVGIARGERALRA, via the coding sequence ATGAGACACATTATTTCACTGCTATTGGAAAACCAACCGGGGGCGCTGTCTCGTGTTGTCGGGCTATTTTCCCAGCGCGGGTACAACATTGAAACGCTAAACGTATCACCGACCGATGACGAAACCCTTTCACGGCTGAACATTACGACGAAAACCGATGAAATGCAGCTAGAGCAGATCCAAAAGCAGTTGCATAAATTGATTGATGTTTTGAAAGTGCAGGAAGTGACGGAGTGTGAACACATCGAGCGTGAGCTGATGCTGGTCAAAGTCAAGGCTTCTGGTTTTGCACGTGCGGAAGTAAAACGTACGGCGGATATTTTCCGCGGCCAGATTGTTGATGTCACAGCTTCACAATACACAGTGCAACTGGCCGGTACGAGCGAGAAACTGGATGCTTTTATTGAGGCGATTGCGGAAGTGACGGAAGTTATCGAAGTGGCACGAAGTGGTGTGGTAGGCATCGCGCGTGGTGAGCGAGCGCTCAGAGCTTAG
- the serA gene encoding phosphoglycerate dehydrogenase, with protein MAKISLEKDRIKILLLEGLHPSSVEVLQAAGYSNIEYHKGSLEEAELIEAIKDVHFVGIRSRSNLTEKVINAAEKLVAIGCFCIGTNQVDLNAAAKRGIPVFNAPFSNTRSVAELVLGEILLLLRGIPEKNALAHRGIWKKSADNSYEARGKRLGIIGYGHIGTQLGIIAENLGMHVYFYDIESKLSLGNATQVHTLSELLNKCDVISLHVPETAGTKNMMGAEEFARMKPGAIFINAARGTVVDIPALCNALESGHIAGAAIDVFPEEPASNKEPFESPLMKFDNVILTPHVGGSTQEAQENIGIEVAGKLAKYSDNGSTLSSVNFPEVSLPEHRSCSRLLHIHSNRPGILTQINTIFAEEGINIAAQYLQTTAEIGYVVIDVETARSEEALTKLKAIDGTIRARILH; from the coding sequence ATGGCCAAAATTTCACTGGAAAAAGACAGAATTAAGATCCTCCTTCTTGAAGGACTTCACCCCTCTTCGGTGGAAGTTTTGCAAGCGGCCGGTTACAGCAATATCGAATACCATAAAGGCTCGCTGGAAGAAGCAGAGCTGATTGAAGCTATCAAAGATGTGCATTTTGTCGGGATCCGCTCGCGCAGTAATCTGACGGAGAAAGTGATCAATGCGGCAGAGAAACTGGTGGCGATTGGCTGTTTCTGTATCGGTACTAACCAAGTCGACCTTAATGCCGCCGCCAAACGCGGTATTCCAGTGTTTAACGCACCATTCTCCAATACTCGCAGTGTGGCGGAACTGGTGCTCGGCGAAATTTTACTGTTACTGCGTGGCATTCCAGAGAAAAATGCACTTGCTCACCGTGGGATCTGGAAAAAAAGTGCAGATAACTCTTATGAAGCACGGGGTAAACGCCTAGGCATTATCGGTTATGGTCATATCGGTACTCAGTTGGGGATCATTGCTGAAAACTTGGGGATGCACGTGTATTTCTATGACATTGAAAGCAAACTCTCGCTCGGTAACGCTACCCAAGTGCATACCTTAAGCGAGCTACTCAATAAGTGTGATGTCATTTCACTGCATGTTCCGGAAACCGCTGGCACTAAAAATATGATGGGTGCGGAAGAGTTTGCGCGCATGAAACCGGGCGCTATCTTCATTAACGCAGCGCGCGGTACTGTGGTCGATATCCCAGCTCTGTGCAATGCGCTCGAATCTGGTCATATTGCAGGGGCAGCGATTGACGTATTCCCAGAAGAACCAGCATCAAACAAAGAGCCGTTTGAATCGCCACTGATGAAGTTTGATAACGTGATTTTGACACCACACGTGGGGGGGTCAACCCAAGAAGCACAAGAGAACATTGGCATTGAAGTTGCTGGCAAGCTGGCTAAATACTCAGACAACGGCTCAACGCTCTCTAGTGTCAACTTCCCTGAAGTGTCACTGCCAGAGCATCGCAGCTGCTCTCGCTTACTGCATATTCACTCCAACCGTCCGGGTATTTTGACCCAAATTAACACCATCTTCGCCGAAGAAGGGATCAACATCGCGGCTCAATATCTGCAAACCACTGCAGAAATCGGCTATGTGGTCATCGATGTGGAAACAGCTCGCTCTGAAGAAGCGTTAACTAAGCTTAAAGCGATCGACGGCACGATTCGCGCCCGTATTCTGCACTAA
- the rpiA gene encoding ribose-5-phosphate isomerase RpiA, producing MTQDEMKKAAGWAALKYVEKGSIVGVGTGSTVNHFIDALGTIKDEIKGAVSSSIASTAKLEALGIRVYDCNDVSELDIYVDGADEINPERDMIKGGGAALTREKIVAAIAKKFVCIVDGTKAVDVLGNFPLPVEVIPMARSYVARELVKLGGDPVYREGVITDNGNVILDVYNMKITHPKDLESKINGIAGVVTVGLFAHRGADVVITGTPQGAKIEE from the coding sequence ATGACTCAAGATGAAATGAAAAAAGCCGCCGGTTGGGCTGCTCTGAAATACGTAGAAAAAGGCAGCATTGTCGGTGTTGGTACGGGCTCAACCGTTAATCACTTCATCGATGCTTTAGGCACTATCAAAGACGAAATCAAAGGCGCGGTTTCGAGCTCGATTGCTTCGACTGCGAAACTGGAAGCGCTCGGCATCCGTGTTTATGACTGTAACGATGTATCGGAGCTGGACATCTATGTCGATGGTGCTGATGAGATCAACCCAGAACGCGACATGATCAAAGGTGGCGGTGCAGCGCTGACGCGTGAAAAGATCGTCGCGGCGATTGCTAAGAAATTTGTGTGTATTGTCGATGGCACTAAAGCGGTCGATGTTCTAGGCAACTTCCCTCTGCCTGTTGAAGTGATCCCAATGGCGCGTTCTTATGTCGCGCGCGAACTGGTAAAACTCGGTGGCGATCCTGTGTATCGTGAAGGTGTGATCACCGATAACGGTAACGTTATTCTGGATGTCTACAACATGAAGATCACCCATCCCAAAGATCTCGAAAGCAAGATCAACGGCATCGCAGGGGTTGTGACCGTGGGTCTCTTTGCTCATCGCGGGGCTGATGTGGTCATCACTGGCACACCACAAGGTGCAAAAATCGAAGAGTAA
- a CDS encoding 5-formyltetrahydrofolate cyclo-ligase — translation MTDSRTHLRLQIRQRRQSLSAFEQQTASQQLIHTFASLSEVTAAQRIALYLANDGELNTQPLIEWLWQQGKQVYLPVLHPFAKGHLLFLHYQAHTPMNKNRYGIAEPKLDQRLICPVRELDIIGTPLVAFDQSGQRLGMGGGYYDRTLAPWFKTQQGAMPIGLAHDCQQVEQLPTASWDIPLRKIVTPSKVWQW, via the coding sequence ATGACAGATTCTCGTACACACCTACGCCTGCAAATTCGTCAGCGTCGACAATCACTCTCTGCTTTTGAGCAACAGACGGCCAGCCAACAACTTATCCATACCTTTGCTAGCTTATCGGAAGTGACTGCCGCGCAGCGTATTGCCCTGTATCTTGCCAATGATGGTGAGCTAAATACCCAACCACTGATCGAATGGCTTTGGCAGCAAGGTAAACAAGTGTATCTCCCAGTTTTACACCCTTTCGCAAAAGGTCACTTGCTGTTTCTGCACTACCAAGCACACACACCAATGAACAAAAATCGCTATGGGATCGCAGAGCCTAAACTCGACCAACGTTTGATCTGCCCGGTTCGAGAGCTCGATATTATCGGTACTCCTTTGGTGGCGTTTGATCAATCAGGCCAACGCTTGGGAATGGGTGGCGGCTATTACGATCGCACTCTCGCACCTTGGTTTAAAACGCAGCAAGGCGCGATGCCGATTGGTCTTGCGCACGATTGCCAGCAAGTCGAGCAACTGCCCACTGCAAGCTGGGATATTCCATTACGAAAAATAGTGACCCCCAGCAAGGTTTGGCAGTGGTAG
- a CDS encoding cell division protein ZapA, translating to MSNQAVDIEILGKVTRVNCPAGQEASLLQAAQDLDNRLKEMAERTKVTNEVKLLTIAALNICYELQTKQQENAGTQSQLSERMEQLAASLEAALKNVKPGKQ from the coding sequence ATGAGTAATCAAGCGGTTGACATTGAAATTTTGGGCAAAGTGACCCGGGTAAACTGCCCAGCAGGTCAAGAAGCGTCTTTGCTTCAAGCTGCGCAAGATCTCGATAATCGTTTGAAAGAAATGGCAGAGCGAACTAAAGTCACCAATGAGGTGAAACTGTTGACGATTGCCGCACTCAACATCTGTTACGAGTTACAAACGAAACAGCAAGAAAATGCGGGTACTCAGTCACAACTTAGCGAGCGCATGGAACAGCTCGCCGCTTCATTAGAAGCTGCATTGAAAAATGTGAAGCCAGGAAAGCAATAA
- a CDS encoding YecA/YgfB family protein, which yields MSKNRLPAYPALANELRSASLGINPAELQGLLTGMLSGGLSLNDKSWQALVFDYTNDGMGWPIGALASAEQILLAMSAQLVDTDFELSLLLPEGEGEEALFELADAVAEWINHFISGLGLSGANLKHASVEAKEALEDLEEMSKLGIDEEDDLAEQAELLEQVIEHIKACVLVLHAEFGVKPEQDTKPTVH from the coding sequence ATGAGCAAAAATAGACTTCCTGCTTACCCAGCTTTAGCCAATGAGCTGCGTAGCGCTTCTCTCGGTATTAATCCTGCCGAGCTACAAGGGTTACTGACGGGGATGTTGTCCGGCGGTTTAAGCCTCAATGATAAAAGCTGGCAAGCCTTGGTTTTCGATTACACCAACGATGGCATGGGCTGGCCAATTGGTGCATTAGCCAGCGCAGAGCAGATTCTGCTGGCGATGAGTGCGCAGTTGGTGGATACCGATTTTGAGCTTTCATTGCTCCTACCTGAAGGTGAGGGCGAGGAAGCCTTGTTTGAGCTCGCGGATGCGGTTGCGGAATGGATTAACCACTTTATTTCTGGATTAGGTTTGAGTGGCGCCAATCTGAAGCACGCTTCTGTTGAAGCGAAAGAAGCATTAGAGGATCTGGAAGAGATGTCGAAATTAGGCATCGATGAAGAGGATGACTTAGCCGAGCAAGCAGAATTATTGGAACAAGTGATCGAACATATCAAAGCCTGTGTATTGGTATTACATGCGGAATTTGGTGTCAAACCAGAGCAAGACACTAAGCCCACCGTTCACTAA
- the ubiH gene encoding 2-octaprenyl-6-methoxyphenyl hydroxylase, with protein sequence MTDSQQPNISKPISFDVIIAGGAMAGATLALALQHLSQGKLKVAVIEAFATDHSAHPGFDARSIALSYGTVQILRELQLWPSLQPFATPIKHIHVSDQSHAGMTDIHCETLGVSALGYVVELADVGRVYAERMAQCSVIQQFVPSRVVNITREQESVTVQLDTKETLQGKLLVAADGALSTCCQALGLAMQEHDFEQVALIANITSAQPHAGRAFERFTPHGPVALLPMSQDRLSLVWCLPPEQVAHWLHCSEAEFLQGLQQAFGWRLGALTHAGERSVYSLVLRYREQTVSHRFAMVGNAAQTLHPIAGQGFNLGIRDVATLAEEITRSDDAGEYALLQRYFQRRHADRTATISLTTGLVHTFSNDWLAMRMGRNLGLMAMDNLPLLKAPLLRRTLGIVNR encoded by the coding sequence ATGACGGACAGCCAGCAGCCCAATATCAGTAAGCCTATCAGTTTTGATGTGATCATTGCGGGTGGCGCGATGGCGGGCGCAACATTAGCGCTCGCGTTGCAGCACCTCAGCCAAGGTAAGCTGAAGGTCGCCGTGATAGAGGCGTTTGCAACCGATCATTCTGCGCATCCCGGTTTTGATGCGCGCAGCATTGCGCTCTCCTACGGTACGGTACAAATCCTGCGGGAGTTACAACTTTGGCCGAGCCTACAGCCTTTTGCGACTCCGATTAAACATATCCATGTCTCGGATCAGTCTCATGCAGGAATGACGGATATTCATTGTGAGACGCTTGGGGTTAGCGCTCTAGGTTATGTGGTTGAACTGGCGGATGTGGGGCGCGTTTACGCCGAGCGCATGGCGCAGTGTTCTGTCATTCAACAATTTGTACCAAGCCGAGTGGTGAATATTACCCGTGAACAAGAGTCGGTCACTGTCCAACTCGACACTAAAGAGACCTTGCAAGGTAAGCTGCTTGTGGCGGCAGATGGTGCGCTGTCGACGTGTTGCCAAGCGCTGGGCCTTGCGATGCAGGAGCACGATTTTGAACAAGTCGCGCTGATCGCCAATATCACCAGCGCGCAACCTCATGCAGGGCGAGCTTTTGAGCGTTTTACACCGCATGGCCCCGTTGCCTTGCTACCAATGAGCCAAGATCGCTTGTCTTTAGTTTGGTGTCTGCCACCAGAGCAAGTTGCGCACTGGCTGCATTGCAGCGAAGCTGAGTTCTTACAAGGCTTACAACAAGCCTTTGGTTGGCGGCTTGGCGCCTTGACCCATGCAGGTGAGAGAAGTGTTTATTCGCTGGTTTTGCGCTATCGTGAGCAAACGGTCTCTCACCGTTTTGCTATGGTGGGCAATGCGGCGCAAACCTTACACCCGATTGCAGGACAAGGTTTTAACCTTGGTATTCGTGATGTGGCGACTTTAGCCGAAGAGATTACGCGCAGCGACGATGCGGGTGAGTACGCGCTACTGCAGCGTTATTTTCAGCGTCGCCATGCCGATCGCACGGCAACCATCAGCCTGACTACAGGATTAGTACACACTTTCTCGAATGACTGGTTAGCGATGCGAATGGGGCGTAACCTTGGTCTAATGGCGATGGATAACTTGCCGTTATTGAAAGCTCCGTTATTGCGCCGCACTCTCGGCATAGTGAACCGTTAA
- a CDS encoding FAD-dependent 2-octaprenylphenol hydroxylase, with amino-acid sequence MMQSVDVVIIGGGMVGLALAAALKESDLRIAVVENQLPEEALNPLPDVRVSALSRSSEIVLRNLNAWAGIEARRAAPYIAMEVWEQDSFARIEFKANEMTQPNLGHIVENRVIQLALLEQVQQQANVTLHVPATCQSIAVGESEAWLTLSNGQALSAKLVVGADGANSWLRRQMDIPLTHWDYGHSALVANVRTSDPHNKVARQIFTAQGPLAFLPMSEPHMSSIVWSTEPSRAEALLNMSDAQFNKALTAEFDARLGRCDVVGERQAFPLKMRYARDFVAPRVALVGDAAHTIHPLAGQGVNLGLLDAACLAQELLSLWQQNRDIGDERNLRHYERWRKAEAAKMIAAMQGFRDLFEGDNPAKKLIRGIGMRLVGQLPGAKDEIMKRALGLKGDLPELAKQVWLERVY; translated from the coding sequence ATGATGCAAAGCGTTGATGTTGTAATTATCGGTGGCGGTATGGTCGGCCTAGCGTTAGCTGCGGCTCTGAAAGAGAGTGACCTACGCATTGCTGTGGTTGAGAACCAATTACCGGAAGAGGCGCTAAACCCGCTGCCGGATGTGCGCGTTTCTGCCTTGAGTCGCTCAAGTGAGATTGTGCTGCGTAATCTTAATGCTTGGGCGGGCATTGAAGCGCGCCGCGCTGCACCCTACATCGCGATGGAAGTGTGGGAGCAAGATAGTTTTGCGCGGATTGAATTTAAAGCCAATGAGATGACGCAGCCTAATCTAGGACACATTGTTGAAAACCGAGTCATTCAGTTGGCGCTGTTAGAGCAAGTTCAGCAACAAGCCAATGTGACACTGCATGTGCCTGCGACCTGTCAGAGCATCGCCGTGGGTGAAAGCGAAGCATGGCTAACCTTGAGTAATGGCCAAGCCTTGAGCGCAAAATTGGTCGTAGGGGCCGATGGCGCAAACTCTTGGTTGCGTCGACAAATGGATATTCCTTTGACGCATTGGGATTATGGACACAGTGCCTTAGTGGCCAATGTGCGCACCAGTGATCCGCACAATAAAGTCGCGCGCCAGATTTTTACTGCCCAAGGACCGTTAGCCTTTCTCCCCATGTCAGAGCCGCATATGAGTTCGATTGTGTGGTCGACAGAGCCTTCACGCGCTGAGGCTTTGCTCAATATGAGTGATGCGCAGTTTAACAAAGCGCTGACCGCAGAATTCGATGCACGATTAGGCCGCTGTGACGTGGTCGGTGAGCGACAAGCTTTCCCACTTAAGATGCGCTATGCCCGTGATTTTGTTGCGCCTCGGGTTGCGCTCGTCGGGGATGCCGCACACACCATTCATCCGCTGGCAGGGCAGGGTGTGAACTTAGGTTTACTGGATGCTGCCTGCTTGGCGCAAGAGCTGCTGAGCTTATGGCAGCAAAATCGCGACATTGGTGATGAGCGTAATTTGCGCCATTATGAGCGCTGGCGGAAAGCGGAAGCTGCCAAAATGATTGCGGCGATGCAAGGTTTCCGCGATCTGTTTGAGGGGGATAACCCTGCTAAGAAACTGATCCGTGGAATCGGCATGCGTCTGGTAGGTCAATTACCGGGCGCCAAAGATGAAATCATGAAACGCGCGCTAGGCCTCAAGGGCGATCTGCCTGAGCTGGCGAAGCAGGTTTGGTTAGAGCGTGTCTACTGA
- a CDS encoding DUF1107 domain-containing protein, with protein sequence MRLFKRYTPGMIAKHVSRLFKGRIYIFGVGKFEFDNGKLKLPEKAEQRHYQTVKEVNQEIMKLRCAYA encoded by the coding sequence ATGAGACTGTTTAAGCGCTATACACCAGGTATGATTGCTAAACACGTGAGCCGTCTGTTTAAAGGTAGGATTTATATCTTTGGCGTCGGTAAATTCGAGTTCGATAATGGTAAGTTAAAGCTGCCAGAGAAAGCGGAGCAGCGCCACTATCAGACCGTAAAAGAAGTCAATCAAGAGATCATGAAGCTGCGTTGCGCTTATGCATAA
- the ygfZ gene encoding tRNA-modifying protein YgfZ yields the protein MDWQNRFSVLNLSSHDPLPELMLTHLTGWGAITLVGADKKAYLQGQVTCNVVSLQEQQVTFGAHCDAKGKVWSVFRLFHHHDGYAMFQPQSAIEVELRELKKYAIFSKVTIAESSDIALGVMGSQADAWIDTVSETTGDVRRIAGGTAVRMSPQRWLLLVNAEQAEQYVNAWQGLHVEQSLWTRMDIEEAVPVVTQTAQNEHIPQALNVQAVDGISFTKGCYTGQETVARAKYRGINKRAMYIVKGNLSAPLSQDEPVVLERAVGENWRSAGTLLTHYRFTDSIAIGLIVLPNDLEHNVELRLAAQPDTRWHIQPLPYSLSEE from the coding sequence ATGGACTGGCAAAATCGTTTTTCAGTACTCAATCTTTCTTCTCACGATCCTCTCCCTGAACTGATGCTCACGCATCTCACTGGATGGGGAGCCATCACGCTGGTCGGTGCCGATAAAAAAGCGTATCTGCAAGGCCAAGTCACCTGCAATGTGGTTTCTTTGCAAGAGCAGCAAGTCACCTTTGGTGCACACTGTGATGCCAAAGGTAAGGTATGGTCGGTATTTCGCTTGTTTCATCATCACGATGGCTACGCAATGTTTCAACCGCAATCGGCGATAGAAGTCGAACTGCGCGAGCTGAAGAAATACGCCATCTTCTCTAAAGTGACGATTGCCGAAAGCAGCGATATCGCTCTAGGTGTGATGGGCAGTCAAGCCGATGCTTGGATTGATACTGTGAGTGAAACGACTGGCGATGTACGCCGTATCGCAGGCGGTACAGCCGTGCGTATGAGTCCACAGCGTTGGCTGCTGTTGGTGAATGCCGAACAGGCGGAGCAATACGTCAATGCTTGGCAAGGACTGCATGTCGAGCAATCGCTGTGGACACGCATGGATATTGAAGAGGCCGTGCCTGTCGTTACCCAAACGGCTCAAAATGAACACATTCCGCAAGCACTCAATGTGCAAGCCGTTGACGGTATCAGTTTTACTAAAGGTTGTTACACAGGGCAAGAGACTGTGGCACGTGCCAAGTATCGCGGCATCAATAAGCGCGCCATGTACATAGTCAAAGGTAATCTGAGTGCGCCGCTGAGCCAAGATGAGCCTGTGGTTCTTGAACGCGCTGTCGGAGAAAACTGGCGTAGCGCGGGCACACTGCTGACTCATTATCGTTTTACCGATTCAATAGCGATCGGTTTGATCGTCCTGCCCAACGATCTTGAGCACAATGTCGAGCTGCGTCTAGCTGCTCAACCAGACACCCGCTGGCATATCCAACCGCTACCCTATTCACTCAGTGAAGAATAG
- a CDS encoding FAD assembly factor SdhE: protein MYTAEQKARIKWACRRGMLELDVVIMPFFEECFDSLAESEQDDFVALLESDDPDLFAWVMGHGRCENLGLAAMVDKIVAHNLSKVR, encoded by the coding sequence ATGTACACCGCTGAACAAAAAGCGCGAATCAAATGGGCATGCCGTCGTGGTATGTTGGAGCTTGATGTGGTCATCATGCCATTTTTCGAAGAGTGTTTTGATTCACTGGCCGAATCTGAGCAGGACGACTTTGTGGCTTTACTGGAAAGTGACGACCCTGATCTGTTTGCTTGGGTGATGGGACATGGCCGCTGTGAGAATTTAGGCCTTGCTGCGATGGTGGATAAGATTGTCGCTCATAACCTCAGCAAAGTCCGTTAA